GATTCTCTGAACCATAGTCCCCTCTTTTTAGAGGGGAGGATTGTGCAAAGTAATATGGGTAAAATAGTTTCCATAAACATCAGCCGGCGCAAGGGCGAAAAGAAGACCAGCGCTCCTTCCGCAGTCCTGAAAGAGAACCACGGCATCGTGGGCGACGCCCATGCCGGGGACTGGCACCGCCAGGTCAGCCTTTTGGCCACAGAGAGCGTGGACCAGATGCGGGGCAAGGGGGTGGAGTTGCACCCAGGGGATTTTGCCGAGAACCTGACTATAGAGAATATACAATTAAGTAAATTGAAAATCGGGCAAAGGTTGTTGGTTGGGTCCGAGATCATTTTGGAGATCACCCAGATCGGCAAGGAGTGCCACAACGACTGCGCCATAAAAAAGCAGGTGGGCGACTGCGTGATGCCGAGGGAGGGCGTGTTTGCGAAGGTCATAAAAGGCGGGGAGATCAAAACCGGGGACCAAATAGATTTGGCAATGTAAAATGCAAAATTTAAAATTTAAAATAGCCATCCTTACCGTCTCTGACAAGGGCTCCAAAGGCCAGCGCACCGACACCTCCGGCCCGGCCCTCAAAGCAATGATGGAGCCGCTGGGCGCGGAAGTGGCCGCCTACGAGATCGTGCCGGACGAGCGCTCGCTCATCGCCGA
Above is a genomic segment from bacterium containing:
- a CDS encoding MOSC domain-containing protein, whose protein sequence is MGKIVSINISRRKGEKKTSAPSAVLKENHGIVGDAHAGDWHRQVSLLATESVDQMRGKGVELHPGDFAENLTIENIQLSKLKIGQRLLVGSEIILEITQIGKECHNDCAIKKQVGDCVMPREGVFAKVIKGGEIKTGDQIDLAM